A region of Dioscorea cayenensis subsp. rotundata cultivar TDr96_F1 chromosome 5, TDr96_F1_v2_PseudoChromosome.rev07_lg8_w22 25.fasta, whole genome shotgun sequence DNA encodes the following proteins:
- the LOC120261436 gene encoding BEL1-like homeodomain protein 1 has product MATFFHGAPEMQSESLQTLYLMNPGYVGYADTAAPANMVLLNPSLNSINPMSNQPHQHLVGIPLQHNTTTTTPPPAAIPSPDSNPRLHYNLWTPAPTNNSIDISFGARRNSTMPLAQQGLSLSLSPQQTVYRYVPEPDVPSPLPEITEEVRVSGGGTAATTSASVTSNCMPSLQNVLMGSKFLKVAQQLLDEVVSVGKGFVKNDIGMVKAGGSKNSMKAHRESEDNCEGEASMKRGCDLSTAERQELQMKKAKLVNMLDEVEQRYRQYHHQVQVVVSSFEAVAGPGSARTYTALALQTISKQFRCLRDAISGQIKATSKNLGEDECLVGSKSEGGSRLRFVDHHLRQQRALQQLGMIQHNAWRPQRGLPERSVSVLRAWLFEHFLHPYPKDSDKIMLAKQTGLTRSQVSNWFINARVRLWKPMVEEMYLEETKEQEHNNGEDQKTSKSEGNENSATNQESNINSPTRTDQTESIKSNGPSISASVANQAVYNDSEAMMHQPKLKKARINHELAISGDHNQNGYSLIAAAAGTVNHISGFDAYQVGDYTPRFSGNGVALTLGLPHCDSISLSGGGAQQAYHLSTESINPSSEFCSLNNNNSNQTVVHASNAYENMNMQNRKRFAAQLLPDFVA; this is encoded by the exons ATGGCGACCTTCTTTCATGGTGCGCCGGAGATGCAATCGGAGAGTCTTCAGACACTGTATCTAATGAACCCAGGCTATGTCGGCTATGCTGACACGGCGGCGCCGGCGAACATGGTGCTTCTCAACCCTTCCTTGAACTCCATCAATCCAATGAGCAACCAACCTCATCAACACTTAGTTGGCATCCCACTCCAACACAACACCACCACAACGACGCCACCACCGGCGGCCATCCCTTCACCGGATTCCAACCCTCGTCTTCACTACAACCTCTGGACACCTGCACCAACCAATAACTCCATCGACATCTCCTTCGGTGCTCGTCGGAACTCTACCATGCCTTTAGCTCAACAAGGTCTTTCTCTAAGTTTATCTCCTCAGCAAACGGTTTATCGTTATGTGCCGGAGCCTGACGTGCCTTCACCGTTGCCGGAGATCACCGAAGAAGTTAGAGTCTCCGGTGGTGGTACTGCTGCCACCACATCGGCTTCGGTGACTTCAAACTGCATGCCAAGCTTGCAGAACGTCTTAATGGGTTCTAAATTCTTAAAGGTGGCACAACAATTGTTAGATGAAGTTGTTAGTGTGGGCAAAGGGTTTGTTAAGAATGACATCGGCATGGTCAAGGCCGGAGGTTCAAAAAACTCGATGAAAGCTCATCGAGAATCTGAAGACAATTGTGAAGGTGAAGCAAGTATGAAAAGAGGGTGTGATCTTAGCACTGCTGAAAGACAAGAACTTCAGATGAAGAAAGCCAAGCTTGTGAACATGTTAGATGAA GTGGAGCAGAGATACAGACAATATCATCACCAAGTGCAAGTAGTGGTTTCGAGTTTTGAAGCAGTGGCCGGACCTGGTTCTGCGAGGACTTACACGGCGCTGGCTTTGCAGACGATATCGAAGCAATTCCGGTGCCTGAGAGATGCCATCTCCGGTCAAATTAAAGCAACAAGCAAGAATTTGGGTGAAGATGAATGTTTAGTAGGGTCTAAGAGTGAAGGTGGATCAAGACTAAGGTTTGTTGATCATCATCTTAGACAACAGCGTGCACTGCAGCAGCTCGGAATGATACAACACAATGCTTGGAGACCGCAGCGAGGATTGCCGGAACGCTCTGTTTCGGTTCTCCGGGCTTGGCTTTTCGAACACTTCCTTCATCC GTATCCGAAGGATTCAGATAAGATTATGCTTGCGAAACAAACAGGATTGACAAGAAGCCAAGTATCTAACTGGTTCATCAATGCAAGAGTGAGGCTTTGGAAGCCAATGGTGGAGGAGATGTATTTAGAGGAAACAAAGGAACAAGAACATAACAATGGAGAAGATCAGAAGACAAGCAAGAGTGAAGGCAATGAAAATTCAGCAACTAATCAAGAGAGCAACATCAATAGTCCTACAAGGACAGACCAAACAGAGAGTATCAAATCCAATGGCCCATCAATCTCAGCAAGTGTTGCAAACCAAGCTGTTTACAATGACAGTGAGGCCATGATGCATCAACCCAAGCTCAAAAAAGCAAGAATTAATCATGAATTAGCCATCTCCGGTGATCACAATCAAAACGGATACTCTTTAATCGCCGCCGCTGCTGGAACGGTGAATCATATAAGCGGTTTCGATGCATATCAAGTAGGAGATTACACGCCGAGGTTTTCCGGCAATGGAGTTGCTCTCACTCTTGGCTTACCACACTGTGATAGCATCTCTTTATCTGGAGGAGGAGCACAACAAGCTTATCATCTTTCAACTGAGAGTATTAATCCAAGCAGTGAATTCTGCAGTCTCAATAACAACAACAGTAATCAAACAGTAGTGCATGCTTCAAATGCTTATGAGAACATGAACATGCAGAACAGAAAGAGGTTCGCTGCTCAATTGTTGCCAGACTTTGTTGCTTGA
- the LOC120261537 gene encoding E3 ubiquitin-protein ligase PUB23-like, with protein MDDSVEVPNYFICPISLQIMKDPVTTISGITYERQSIERWLFTDHNTTCPLTNQPLPKDSHLTPNHTLRRLIQAWCTLNSLNGFERFPTPRAPLDHSNVLNLLHDLTIPHLQLKTLKLISAFASDSESNRRCMVRAGLPSSLIHLIISINLNDYQAVHHESLHVLHSLKVSTDDLKPLVAENHDLIEALTLILQHASSSSSSSSSRGNNGDVIITTTCLVLKSIFEVASEKLFERLKVEFFEALISVLRRGTSQQVIKAVLHVLLESCPYGRNRTKIVDAGAVPVLVELELTLPEKRTTELVFGVLDHLCSCADGRAQFLDHAAGIAIVSKRILRVSPGADDRAVTILSSVCKYSATNDVLQEMLRVGAVSKLCFLLQANCSNYVRERTRWILKVHSGVWKKSPCINAYLLTRYP; from the coding sequence ATGGATGACTCAGTTGAAGTTCCAAACTACTTCATCTGCCCAATTTCCCTCCAAATCATGAAAGACCCAGTGACCACCATCTCCGGCATCACCTACGAACGCCAAAGCATCGAACGCTGGCTCTTCACCGATCACAACACCACCTGCCCACTCACCAACCAACCTCTCCCCAAAGACTCCCATCTCACCCCTAACCACACTCTCCGCCGTCTCATCCAAGCCTGGTGCACTCTCAACTCCCTCAATGGCTTTGAACGTTTCCCAACTCCTAGAGCCCCTTTGGATCACTCCAACGTCCTCAACCTTCTTCATGACCTTACAATCCCTCACCTCCAGCTCAAAACCCTTAAACTCATCTCTGCTTTCGCCTCTGACAGTGAAAGCAACCGTAGATGCATGGTTAGAGCTGGTCTTCCTTCTTCTCTCATCCACTTGATCATCTCCATTAACCTTAATGACTATCAAGCAGTTCATCATGAGTCCTTGcatgttcttcattctcttaAAGTTTCTACTGATGATTTGAAACCTCTTGTTGCTGAAAACCATGACTTAATTGAAGCTCTAACACTAATCCTTCaacatgcttcttcttcttcttcttcttcgtcaaGTAGAGGTAACAATGGAGATGTGATTATAACAACAACTTGTCTGGTTTTGAAGTCCATATTTGAAGTTGCAAGTGAGAAGTTATTTGAGAGATTAAAGGTTGAGTTCTTTGAAGCTTTGATATCAGTTTTACGACGAGGGACATCGCAACAAGTGATAAAGGCTGTGTTGCATGTCTTGCTTGAATCTTGTCCGTATGGGAGGAACCGGACTAAGATAGTTGATGCAGGTGCAGTCCCTGTGCTCGTTGAACTTGAGCTCACTTTGCCGGAGAAGAGAACAACGGAGCTTGTGTTCGGTGTTCTCGATCATTTATGTTCTTGTGCCGATGGTAGAGCGCAGTTTCTCGACCATGCTGCTGGAATTGCCATTGTATCAAAGAGGATATTAAGAGTTTCTCCGGGGGCTGATGATCGAGCGGTGACGATTCTATCGTCGGTTTGCAAGTATTCGGCGACAAATGATGTTCTTCAAGAAATGTTGAGAGTTGGAGCTGTGTCTAAGCTTTGCTTTCTTCTCCAAGCTAATTGTTCAAACTATGTGAGAGAGAGAACAAGGTGGATTCTTAAGGTGCATTCTGGTGTTTGGAAGAAGTCTCCTTGCATCAATGCTTATTTGCTAACAAGGTATCCTTAA
- the LOC120262476 gene encoding coiled-coil domain-containing protein R3HCC1L isoform X1 has translation MEEGQGIESSFSSGHEDDGGSSVIESSFSRIVTLKPSSDSKSVETRDSEKSTQEDDEDDWEAIADRGEAAEASSGPSREAGVSSVASEVSEDAALPRRRGRGFFLYQKSCLYSEQKDVPSHSGEDSDPDIDSDEQNQMRTILDKFGTRHALVLYDFPPSTRTTDLEKLLERFKEHGFAIRWVDDTTALAVFRTPEIASEAQNNVKFPFKVRILKEDDIILSHISIKDLDPPYTRPKTSVRTAQRLIAQGMGMKPSTMFGSSELRKQEEARKVRIQSRQNMRDDAWGSD, from the exons ATGGAGGAAGGGCAAGGGATCGAGTCTTCTTTCTCGAGTGGCCATGAGGACGATGGAGGTAGCTCCGTGATCGAGTCTTCTTTCTCGAGGATTGTCACTCTCAAACCTTCAAG TGATTCCAAGAGTGTCGAGACTAGGGATTCGGAGAAATCCACCCAAGAAGACGATGAGGAtg ATTGGGAAGCGATTGCGGACCGTGGAGAAGCTGCTGAAGCTTCGTCGGGACCTTCACGGGAAGCTGGGGTGTCGTCTGTAGCTTCGGAGGTTAGCGAGGACGCTGCGCTGCCCAGACGGCGTGGGAGGGGATTCTTTTTGTACCAAAAGAGTTGTCTTTATAGCGAGCAGAAGGATGTTCCGAGCCATTCCGGCGAGGATTCCGATCCTGACATTGATTCTGATGAGCAGAATCAAATGAGAACTA TTTTAGACAAGTTTGGAACCAGGCATGCTCTTGTCCTGTATGATTTCCCACCAAGTACTCGAACGACAGACCTTGAGAAACTACTGGAGAGGTTCAAAGAACATGGCTTTGCAATTCGGTGGGTTGATGATACTACAGCCCTTGCTGTGTTTCGAACACCGGAAATTG CAAGTGAGGCTCAAAACAATGTAAAATTTCCATTCAAAGTGCGAATACTTAAAGAGGACGACATCATTTTGAGCCATATTTCTATCAAAG ATCTAGATCCACCATACACAAGGCCAAAGACATCGGTTAGAACCGCACAGAGATTGATTGCCCAGGGCATGGGAATGAAGCCATCAACAATGTTCGGATCAAGTGAGCTTCgtaaacaagaagaagcaagaaAGGTTCGCATACAAAGTCGACAGAACATGAGGGATGATGCCTGGGGTTCTgactag
- the LOC120262476 gene encoding coiled-coil domain-containing protein R3HCC1L isoform X2, translated as MEEGQGIESSFSSGHEDDGGSSVIESSFSRIVTLKPSSDSKSVETRDSEKSTQEDDEDDWEAIADRGEAAEASSGPSREAGVSSVASEVSEDAALPRRRGRGFFLYQKSCLYSEQKDVPSHSGEDSDPDIDSDEQNQMRTNKFGTRHALVLYDFPPSTRTTDLEKLLERFKEHGFAIRWVDDTTALAVFRTPEIASEAQNNVKFPFKVRILKEDDIILSHISIKDLDPPYTRPKTSVRTAQRLIAQGMGMKPSTMFGSSELRKQEEARKVRIQSRQNMRDDAWGSD; from the exons ATGGAGGAAGGGCAAGGGATCGAGTCTTCTTTCTCGAGTGGCCATGAGGACGATGGAGGTAGCTCCGTGATCGAGTCTTCTTTCTCGAGGATTGTCACTCTCAAACCTTCAAG TGATTCCAAGAGTGTCGAGACTAGGGATTCGGAGAAATCCACCCAAGAAGACGATGAGGAtg ATTGGGAAGCGATTGCGGACCGTGGAGAAGCTGCTGAAGCTTCGTCGGGACCTTCACGGGAAGCTGGGGTGTCGTCTGTAGCTTCGGAGGTTAGCGAGGACGCTGCGCTGCCCAGACGGCGTGGGAGGGGATTCTTTTTGTACCAAAAGAGTTGTCTTTATAGCGAGCAGAAGGATGTTCCGAGCCATTCCGGCGAGGATTCCGATCCTGACATTGATTCTGATGAGCAGAATCAAATGAGAACTA ACAAGTTTGGAACCAGGCATGCTCTTGTCCTGTATGATTTCCCACCAAGTACTCGAACGACAGACCTTGAGAAACTACTGGAGAGGTTCAAAGAACATGGCTTTGCAATTCGGTGGGTTGATGATACTACAGCCCTTGCTGTGTTTCGAACACCGGAAATTG CAAGTGAGGCTCAAAACAATGTAAAATTTCCATTCAAAGTGCGAATACTTAAAGAGGACGACATCATTTTGAGCCATATTTCTATCAAAG ATCTAGATCCACCATACACAAGGCCAAAGACATCGGTTAGAACCGCACAGAGATTGATTGCCCAGGGCATGGGAATGAAGCCATCAACAATGTTCGGATCAAGTGAGCTTCgtaaacaagaagaagcaagaaAGGTTCGCATACAAAGTCGACAGAACATGAGGGATGATGCCTGGGGTTCTgactag
- the LOC120262461 gene encoding E3 ubiquitin-protein ligase PUB23-like: MEELDIPCYFLCPISLDLMRDPVIISTGITFDRDNIERWIFSGKRKTCPVTNQALQDLDLTPNHTLRRLIQAWCTANTSKGVERFPTPRQPISKAELSHLLVCINSTVPDDRLASLLKLKSIVLTSERNKQFVEASGAVDILVSIIKEKYNMSIDDEEEEEECSVSACDEALCILCSLQLSDETLVDIISRNTDFVEALTMMLHRSNYQTRAYASLLLRFIVSVIPPVRLVGLKEELFEGVVRVIKDKVSYQASKAGLRILAWICPWGRNRMMAVEAGAVTTLIELLLDEPEKIICELILLVLDLMCGCAEGRSEMMKHAAGIAVVSRMMLRVSSVATERSVRIVYSLIKFSATPAILNEMLAVGTVSKLCFVLQIDCGVKIKEKVKEILRLHSMAWKHSPCLSPQLQSSYPS, from the coding sequence ATGGAAGAGCTTGATATACCATGTTACTTCCTTTGTCCCATATCTCTTGATTTAATGAGAGACCCTGTGATAATCTCCACTGGTATCACCTTTGACAGGGATAACATTGAGAGGTGGATATTTTCCGGCAAGCGGAAAACTTGCCCGGTGACTAACCAAGCTTTACAGGACCTTGATCTCACTCCTAACCATACTCTTCGTCGGTTAATCCAAGCATGGTGCACGGCCAACACTTCTAAAGGTGTCGAGAGGTTCCCGACCCCTCGACAACCTATTAGCAAAGCCGAGCTTTCTCATTTGCTGGTTTGCATTAATTCAACTGTACCGGATGATCGGTTAGCTTCTTTGCTTAAGCTCAAATCTATTGTCTTAACAAGTGAAAGGAATAAACAGTTTGTTGAGGCTTCTGGTGCTGTTGATATCTTGGTTTCAATCATAAAGGAAAAGTATAACATGtccattgatgatgaagaagaagaagaagagtgttCAGTTAGTGCTTGTGATGAAGCTTTGTGCATACTTTGTTCTCTTCAACTCTCAGATGAAACTCTTGTAGATATTATATCAAGAAACACTGACTTTGTGGAGGCTTTAACGATGATGTTACACCGGTCGAACTATCAAACAAGAGCTTATGCTTCATTATTATTAAGGTTTATAGTTTCGGTGATACCTCCGGTGAGGTTGGTGGGGTTGAAGGAGGAGCTGTTTGAAGGTGTGGTGAGAGTGATCAAGGATAAGGTCTCCTACCAAGCTTCAAAAGCCGGGTTGAGAATTCTAGCATGGATTTGTCCTTGGGGAAGGAACCGGATGATGGCGGTTGAAGCCGGAGCAGTAACAACATTGATCGAGCTTCTCCTCGATGAACCGGAAAAGATAATCTGTGAATTGATATTGCTTGTGCTTGATCTTATGTGTGGTTGTGCAGAAGGGAGATCAGAGATGATGAAGCATGCAGCAGGGATTGCAGTGGTGTCTAGAATGATGTTAAGAGTTTCATCGGTGGCGACAGAGAGATCGGTGAGGATAGTGTATTCGTTGATTAAGTTCTCCGCAACGCCGGCGATCCTAAATGAGATGTTGGCTGTGGGAACTGTATCTAAGTTGTGTTTTGTTCTCCAAATTGATTGTGGGGTGAAGATCAAAGAGAAGGTTAAGGAGATACTTAGGTTGCAttccatggcttggaagcattcCCCTTGTTTATCACCTCAGTTGCAGTCTTCATATCCATCTTAA